The following are from one region of the Arachis duranensis cultivar V14167 chromosome 10, aradu.V14167.gnm2.J7QH, whole genome shotgun sequence genome:
- the LOC107469975 gene encoding uncharacterized protein LOC107469975: MTHLLRAIEDLGMRHMEGQEQILHIQSKWMEQQEEWQKQHMEHHQEQYSQLTQAIHQVTERQERQDKQLQELNQREEFNVNTQARLNYMSSNMHHLHYAIPTYDEVQKDFVEQEERKVKQQKETLKKKMEDGGFWKKLFGKGKGSGSTSTQEGHKEDKQGGEHGQPQE, encoded by the exons ATGACTCACCTTCTAAGAGCCATTGAAGATTTGGGAATGAGACATATGGAGGGACAAGAGCAAATACTTCATATTCAGTCCAAATGGATGGAACAACAAGAAGAGTGGCAGAAACAACATATGGAGCATCACCAGGAGCAATACTCCCAACTGACTCAAGCCATCCACCAAGTTACTGAGAGGCAAGAACGTCAAGATAAGCAATTGCAAGAACTCAATCAGCG GGAGGAGTTCAACGTAAACACTCAAGCAAGGTTGAACTACATGTCCAGTAATATGCATCATCTACACTATGCCATCCCTACATATGATGAGGTCCAAAAAGATTTTGTAGAACAAGAAGAGAGGAAGGTGAAACAACAAAAGGAAACactcaagaagaagatggaagatggaGGTTTCTGGAAGAAACTGTTTGGAAAAGGCAAAGGGAGTGGGAGTACAAGCACTCAAGAGGGACACAAGGAAGACAAGCAAGGAGGAGAGCATGGACAACCACAAGaataa